One Edaphobacter lichenicola DNA window includes the following coding sequences:
- a CDS encoding GyrI-like domain-containing protein, with translation MIDSRHESKTKFLDAAMRVIRVKGYTATRIEDVCEEAGLTKGSFFHHFKSKEELATAAADHWSEITGGVFASAPYRELPDPLDRVLAYLDFRKAILPGRPLSDFTCLVGTMVQEVYDTNPSIREACDRSISGHAATVEADIADAMQKYGIVAEWTAQSLALYMQATLQGAFILAKAKGGPEIAAACIDHLHRYIEMLFLNPIPGEHFMTEVRQQGVKPGSEELEAPRFEDGRPMLLAGLRGEYTMATMREIPALWQRFAAYLGKIPGQVRRVAYGVCFPSSEGFGYMAGVEVRSAEGLPEGFSVVTMPVERYAVFKHRGHVSKLSETCRAIEHEWLPRSQHSFALGTPGAPGFFERYGESFDPEVGAGDVEVWVPIR, from the coding sequence ATGATCGACAGCCGGCACGAATCGAAGACGAAGTTTCTGGATGCGGCGATGCGCGTAATCCGCGTCAAAGGGTACACGGCTACGCGCATTGAGGATGTCTGCGAAGAAGCTGGCCTGACCAAGGGAAGCTTCTTCCACCACTTCAAGAGCAAGGAAGAGCTGGCTACGGCTGCAGCGGATCACTGGAGCGAGATTACTGGGGGGGTGTTTGCGTCTGCGCCGTATCGCGAGCTCCCCGATCCGCTGGATCGCGTTCTTGCTTATCTGGACTTCCGCAAGGCGATTCTGCCGGGAAGACCGTTGTCTGACTTTACGTGCCTGGTGGGAACGATGGTGCAGGAGGTCTACGACACCAATCCTTCAATACGGGAGGCGTGCGACAGGAGCATCAGCGGCCACGCTGCGACCGTGGAGGCGGACATCGCGGATGCAATGCAAAAGTACGGCATCGTTGCGGAGTGGACTGCGCAGAGTCTGGCGCTCTACATGCAGGCGACGCTGCAGGGAGCGTTCATTCTTGCCAAGGCCAAAGGCGGCCCCGAGATTGCAGCCGCCTGCATCGATCACCTGCACCGGTATATTGAGATGTTGTTTCTCAATCCGATTCCAGGAGAGCACTTCATGACAGAGGTTCGACAGCAGGGAGTTAAGCCAGGTTCTGAGGAGTTGGAAGCGCCGCGGTTTGAAGATGGAAGGCCGATGTTGCTGGCTGGATTGCGTGGTGAGTACACGATGGCGACGATGCGAGAGATTCCGGCGCTGTGGCAGCGTTTTGCTGCTTACCTGGGCAAGATCCCAGGACAGGTTCGCAGGGTGGCTTATGGGGTTTGTTTTCCTTCGTCGGAGGGTTTTGGCTATATGGCCGGAGTCGAGGTACGAAGTGCGGAGGGACTGCCTGAAGGGTTCAGCGTGGTGACGATGCCCGTAGAACGATATGCGGTGTTCAAGCACAGGGGCCATGTCTCGAAGCTTTCGGAGACCTGCCGCGCGATTGAGCACGAGTGGCTGCCGCGGTCCCAACACTCGTTTGCGCTGGGGACGCCGGGGGCGCCGGGTTTCTTCGAGCGTTATGGCGAGAGCTTTGATCCGGAGGTCGGCGCGGGCGATGTTGAGGTGTGGGTGCCGATTCGTTAG
- a CDS encoding chemotaxis protein CheX, whose amino-acid sequence MSNTQDEAVTRLDSAVAEVFETMLERSCDPLEGEVDTVEGRIVARIQFTGAVDGECLLYASQATASVTAEALLGTPSEPHDPMVDDAIGELCNMIAGGWKSKLASPDSNCTISTPAVTRDGLEGYQAKFGTKFSRKYSFQGNVFGVVLAF is encoded by the coding sequence GTGTCAAATACGCAGGATGAGGCAGTGACTCGGCTGGATTCGGCTGTCGCAGAAGTTTTTGAGACGATGCTGGAGAGAAGCTGCGACCCTTTGGAGGGCGAGGTCGACACGGTGGAGGGGCGGATCGTGGCGAGGATTCAATTTACCGGTGCCGTGGATGGCGAGTGCCTGTTGTATGCGAGTCAGGCTACTGCGTCGGTGACTGCTGAGGCGTTGTTGGGGACGCCGTCAGAGCCGCACGATCCGATGGTGGACGATGCGATCGGGGAGCTTTGCAATATGATCGCCGGCGGCTGGAAGAGCAAGCTTGCCTCACCGGACTCCAACTGCACGATCTCGACCCCCGCTGTCACTCGGGATGGGCTTGAGGGGTATCAGGCTAAGTTCGGGACCAAGTTCAGCCGGAAGTATTCGTTTCAGGGTAATGTTTTCGGGGTAGTACTGGCATTCTAG
- a CDS encoding response regulator: MLGGSVRALIIDDSAVMRKVIERALRQAGLELSEVLQASNGEEALQTLRDNQGSGGLALILSDINMPVMDGLQFLEARKQENLAQGVPVVMITTEGNESFVLRAIAAGAQGYICKPFTAEQVKARVLPLLRAA; this comes from the coding sequence GTGTTGGGAGGGTCGGTGCGAGCGCTAATTATTGATGATTCGGCAGTGATGAGGAAGGTAATCGAACGGGCGTTGCGGCAGGCGGGCCTCGAACTCAGCGAGGTGTTGCAGGCTTCGAATGGGGAGGAGGCGTTGCAGACTCTTCGTGACAACCAAGGTTCGGGTGGGCTGGCGTTGATCCTGAGTGACATCAATATGCCGGTGATGGATGGACTGCAGTTTCTGGAGGCTCGGAAGCAGGAGAATCTGGCGCAGGGCGTGCCGGTGGTGATGATTACGACTGAGGGCAATGAGAGCTTTGTGCTGCGGGCGATCGCTGCAGGCGCGCAAGGCTACATCTGCAAGCCGTTCACGGCCGAGCAGGTGAAGGCGCGGGTGCTTCCTCTGTTGCGTGCGGCTTAA
- a CDS encoding flagellar hook-basal body protein, with protein MDSGLYAAYTGLLARTQALDTAANNLANAGTSGFRAQRDYFSGVLAGGIDQDPETASQVGQSVNGFGVLGGNRLDLGQGELKATGNPLDLALEGQGFFAIQTPNGIRYTRDGAFSRSPKGVLQTSQAEPVLDANLKPITIPTGTIYVSPDGTISVSTPDGSAIVGKVGAFDFSDKSVLSAEGSNRFSANGAKPTAANALVEQGSVEGANEDAVHGTMQLVLVQRQAEMMQKALSVFNNDFDKTASEDLPRV; from the coding sequence ATGGACAGCGGACTCTACGCAGCATACACAGGACTCTTGGCACGCACGCAGGCGCTCGACACCGCGGCCAACAATCTGGCCAACGCTGGAACCTCCGGCTTTCGTGCCCAGCGCGACTACTTCAGTGGAGTTCTCGCAGGCGGCATCGATCAGGATCCCGAGACAGCATCCCAGGTCGGCCAATCCGTAAACGGCTTCGGAGTCTTGGGAGGAAACCGACTCGATCTCGGACAGGGAGAGCTGAAAGCTACCGGCAATCCGCTGGACCTAGCCCTCGAAGGCCAGGGATTCTTCGCCATCCAAACCCCCAACGGCATCCGGTACACAAGAGATGGAGCTTTCTCCCGCTCCCCCAAAGGAGTGCTCCAGACAAGCCAGGCAGAGCCAGTGCTCGATGCCAATCTCAAGCCCATCACCATCCCCACGGGCACCATCTACGTATCCCCCGACGGCACCATCTCAGTTTCTACACCAGACGGCAGCGCAATTGTAGGCAAGGTCGGCGCCTTCGATTTTTCAGATAAATCAGTCCTTTCCGCTGAGGGTTCTAATCGGTTTTCAGCGAATGGGGCAAAGCCCACTGCTGCGAATGCCTTGGTAGAACAGGGCTCGGTCGAAGGAGCTAATGAAGACGCTGTTCACGGCACCATGCAACTGGTGCTGGTGCAGCGACAAGCGGAGATGATGCAAAAAGCATTGAGCGTCTTCAATAACGATTTCGACAAAACGGCGTCAGAAGACCTTCCTCGGGTTTGA
- the flgG gene encoding flagellar basal-body rod protein FlgG, producing MIRALYTAASGMSAQQTNLDTIANNLANSGTAGFRQRRVQFEDMIYQNLVTPGSAETQQTLSAGLQVGLGTKTAASEVIMTQGDPNNTGNPYDLEIQGAGFFQVSLPDGTIAYTRAGNFHLNSQGTIVTSAGDTILPAITIPSNATNVVISQYGVVTATLPGQTNAAQLGTIQLATFPNTGGLSSIGSNLLQQTASSGNPITDTPGGTSGIGTLQQGYLENSNVDVVAEFVQMILAQRAYESNSKVIHVADDMYSQINGLVR from the coding sequence ATGATTCGTGCACTATATACAGCCGCAAGTGGAATGAGCGCTCAACAGACAAATCTGGACACTATTGCAAACAATCTGGCGAACTCCGGGACTGCGGGTTTCAGACAGCGTCGAGTGCAATTTGAGGACATGATCTATCAAAACCTGGTTACACCTGGATCCGCCGAGACACAGCAAACCCTTTCAGCCGGTTTGCAGGTTGGTCTTGGCACCAAGACAGCTGCGAGCGAAGTAATTATGACGCAGGGTGATCCTAACAATACAGGTAACCCATACGACCTCGAGATCCAAGGCGCGGGATTTTTTCAGGTTTCACTTCCCGACGGAACCATAGCTTATACACGTGCTGGGAACTTTCATTTGAATAGTCAGGGCACGATTGTGACCTCAGCTGGGGATACGATCTTGCCTGCGATCACAATTCCGTCTAACGCTACTAATGTTGTGATCTCTCAATATGGCGTTGTAACTGCAACCCTTCCTGGGCAGACAAATGCTGCTCAGCTTGGCACCATTCAGCTTGCAACTTTCCCTAATACAGGCGGCCTGAGTTCCATCGGAAGCAATTTGTTACAACAGACTGCATCCTCTGGCAATCCCATTACGGACACACCCGGAGGGACTAGCGGCATAGGAACACTCCAGCAAGGTTATCTAGAAAATTCGAACGTTGATGTCGTCGCAGAGTTCGTACAAATGATTCTGGCGCAACGTGCCTACGAGAGCAACTCCAAAGTCATACATGTCGCCGACGACATGTACTCGCAAATCAATGGTCTCGTTCGGTAG
- a CDS encoding flagella basal body P-ring formation protein FlgA, which yields MFNRFSIFKTVGRSFFLLLHGICFTNAFGVCYRTPADAIAANLETSPYSISVGGGYRVSKIQSDPVLNQSWAMIIPCDHPGWPAFAFPLRNSILPAQLKVPERATKILAPVVVRAGDTVRLWRQESSLRIEVAGTSEGNGGLGDLVKVRLLRRNTDNQSITEQFSGIVRGPFDVEMKP from the coding sequence ATGTTCAATAGATTTTCAATATTTAAAACGGTTGGCAGAAGTTTCTTTCTCTTGCTGCACGGAATATGTTTCACCAATGCATTTGGAGTCTGCTACAGAACGCCTGCGGATGCGATCGCCGCGAACCTCGAGACTTCCCCGTATTCAATATCGGTGGGCGGTGGTTATAGGGTGTCGAAGATTCAGTCTGACCCAGTGTTGAATCAAAGCTGGGCGATGATTATCCCTTGTGATCATCCAGGATGGCCAGCATTTGCGTTTCCATTGCGTAATTCAATCTTACCGGCACAACTTAAAGTGCCGGAACGTGCAACGAAGATCTTGGCTCCTGTTGTAGTTCGTGCCGGCGATACCGTTCGCCTCTGGAGGCAAGAAAGCTCCTTGCGTATTGAAGTCGCTGGTACCTCGGAAGGGAATGGCGGATTGGGCGATCTCGTAAAAGTCAGGCTGTTACGTAGAAACACAGACAACCAGTCGATAACGGAACAATTCTCCGGTATCGTTCGAGGGCCGTTTGATGTGGAGATGAAACCATGA
- a CDS encoding flagellar basal body L-ring protein FlgH has product MRKTLKVVSFFNSIQKRAHNEVHISISQPCWMLLDNKISSYFSVVIAPLLVLLLSLPSLHAQTEAIHKLIEPKPNVAAASLSSYLERVRAENSNIQPAPGSIWTDSGRLTRINTDVRAMRPHDLISVVVSESLVASTDGTVKNSRASNASSSISGLIGALRAGNALQNLINQTSSSGLNAQGTSATNSSLSTTFGGQVIEVLSNGMLVIEAARQVEFSQQTQTIILRGLVRPEDISQQNQVLSTAISSLELEVRGKGIINDYTHRQNALVRLLEKVLIF; this is encoded by the coding sequence ATGAGGAAGACCCTAAAGGTAGTTTCTTTTTTTAATTCTATCCAAAAACGTGCGCACAACGAGGTCCATATCTCGATAAGCCAGCCCTGTTGGATGTTGTTAGATAATAAAATTTCGAGCTATTTCTCAGTGGTAATCGCTCCGTTATTGGTGTTGCTTTTAAGCCTCCCCTCGCTGCACGCGCAGACCGAAGCGATCCATAAGTTGATTGAGCCAAAGCCTAATGTGGCTGCGGCGTCCTTGTCCTCTTATCTAGAGAGAGTGCGGGCGGAGAACTCCAACATCCAACCTGCGCCAGGATCTATCTGGACTGACAGTGGAAGGCTCACTCGCATCAATACGGATGTGAGGGCTATGCGGCCGCATGATCTGATTTCAGTTGTGGTCTCCGAGAGCCTCGTAGCGTCTACGGACGGCACGGTAAAGAACTCCAGAGCATCCAACGCCAGTTCCTCTATCTCTGGTTTAATTGGCGCTCTGCGTGCCGGTAATGCGCTGCAGAATTTGATCAACCAAACATCCTCATCAGGACTTAATGCGCAGGGAACAAGTGCAACGAATTCGAGCTTGAGCACCACGTTTGGAGGACAAGTGATTGAGGTTCTTTCAAATGGAATGCTCGTGATAGAAGCCGCTCGACAGGTCGAATTTAGTCAACAGACACAGACGATCATTTTGAGAGGACTAGTCCGTCCCGAGGATATCTCTCAACAAAACCAAGTTCTATCGACAGCTATCTCTAGCCTCGAGCTAGAAGTGCGTGGGAAGGGAATTATCAACGATTACACCCATCGTCAAAATGCCCTGGTTCGTCTTTTGGAAAAAGTATTGATTTTTTAG
- a CDS encoding flagellar basal body P-ring protein FlgI, with the protein MHVDDKPKKIELNKNVIRPWISFACLSILFIASTVYALSSDASASESRQARIKDIASIEGIRDNQLVGYGIVVGLQGTGDSQQTTFPAQTLASTLLRMGVSVPASAIRVQNLAAVFVSATLPPFARPGTKLDITVSSAGDARSLEGGLLLMTPLYGSDGKIYAQAQGPLVVGGYSINVNGNVKQYNHPNTARVPFGAMVERGVPLDLEGRKQFSILLNDADFRSAEGVALAINHTLGRPAAHVLDSRRIDLFVAAGEEVPALLAQVESIEVPVFPRAKVVVNERTGTVVIGGTVVLQPVSILHGGLAVNVVSEFQVSQPNAFSSGGTTQVVQQTRVDAQDKPVNRIELKQGATVDDLVRSLQTIGASARDVISILQAMKSAGALEAEIEVL; encoded by the coding sequence ATGCATGTTGACGACAAGCCAAAAAAAATAGAATTAAACAAAAACGTTATAAGGCCCTGGATCTCCTTTGCATGTCTATCGATTCTTTTTATTGCTTCGACTGTATATGCTCTTTCTTCTGATGCGTCAGCTTCTGAATCGAGGCAGGCGCGCATTAAAGATATAGCTTCAATCGAGGGTATTCGTGACAATCAATTGGTCGGATACGGCATAGTTGTTGGTCTACAAGGTACCGGCGATAGCCAGCAGACGACCTTTCCTGCACAGACGTTGGCGTCAACGTTGCTCCGTATGGGAGTCAGCGTACCTGCATCGGCGATTAGAGTACAAAATCTTGCCGCAGTCTTTGTTTCGGCTACGTTGCCGCCCTTCGCTCGTCCAGGTACCAAGCTGGATATTACGGTCTCTTCGGCAGGCGATGCGAGAAGCCTCGAAGGAGGGCTACTTCTCATGACTCCTCTCTATGGTTCGGACGGAAAAATATATGCACAAGCGCAAGGACCATTGGTGGTAGGGGGATATTCGATCAACGTTAATGGGAATGTAAAACAATATAATCACCCCAATACTGCAAGAGTACCTTTCGGGGCGATGGTAGAACGTGGTGTGCCGCTTGATTTGGAAGGAAGAAAGCAATTCTCAATATTGTTGAACGATGCTGACTTTCGAAGCGCAGAAGGGGTGGCGCTTGCGATCAATCACACGTTAGGACGACCTGCTGCGCATGTTCTCGATAGTCGGAGGATTGATCTGTTTGTGGCCGCGGGTGAAGAGGTTCCAGCCCTCCTGGCTCAGGTTGAGTCAATAGAAGTACCTGTCTTTCCTCGCGCAAAGGTGGTTGTCAACGAGCGCACGGGAACGGTAGTTATTGGTGGAACAGTTGTCTTGCAGCCGGTGTCGATTCTTCACGGTGGATTAGCCGTCAACGTTGTGAGCGAGTTTCAGGTATCACAACCAAATGCATTTTCTTCTGGTGGCACGACACAGGTCGTGCAGCAGACAAGAGTCGACGCTCAAGATAAGCCGGTCAACCGAATTGAGTTAAAGCAGGGAGCTACTGTGGATGACCTGGTTCGAAGCCTCCAGACAATAGGGGCCTCAGCGCGAGACGTTATCTCGATCCTTCAGGCGATGAAGTCTGCAGGAGCATTGGAAGCGGAGATCGAAGTCCTATGA
- the flgM gene encoding flagellar biosynthesis anti-sigma factor FlgM — translation MSYTSGIGSQQTTNAITPSETQPVVTVNASGTVADKSEALSATVGHTDEAALSSTGGLVFQSLAASDTRTAKVSSLQEAIAAGRYTVPSSDVADKIIQSLLE, via the coding sequence ATGAGCTATACAAGTGGAATCGGCAGTCAACAGACAACCAACGCGATCACTCCATCTGAGACGCAGCCGGTTGTAACCGTGAATGCGTCCGGGACCGTAGCCGATAAATCTGAAGCACTTAGCGCAACTGTCGGACACACCGACGAAGCGGCTTTGAGTTCAACAGGGGGCCTGGTATTTCAGTCTCTAGCGGCTTCCGATACGCGAACCGCGAAGGTTTCATCCTTGCAGGAAGCGATCGCCGCTGGAAGGTACACAGTGCCGTCGTCGGATGTGGCAGACAAAATCATACAGTCCTTACTGGAATAA
- the flgK gene encoding flagellar hook-associated protein FlgK: protein MGTLTSLLNIASEALLADQAALNATANNVANQLTPGYTREVVSFQSGDSVSLSGQAQSSGVTATVSSQRDRVLEQRVQQQTQTTSQSAALQTALQQVENIFGLTSASTGSGAVASSQLGTAINGFFSSLSSLEANPSDTATRQQVLTAATALAGAFNSASSQLSQISTSLNQQVSGDVSQINSLTSSIASLNSKIASTSPNGDAGSLEDQRQEDIDQLSQLVGLDQISTSQNGISLTTSGGAVLVSGDQSFQASTTQVAGNTDVLAGDPPQDVTSNLSGGDLGGALQARDQYLPTYSAALDNLAFSLGTAVNQQNKLGVDSSGNPGLAIFSLPGSATGSAATIAVSATSPGAVAAASAGEGSSGNGNATTLADLSTTNVVGSQTATGFLASFLDQVGSDASSVTTENATQQATLTQLTSQRNSLSSVSSDEEASNLTQYQRSYQAASQVFSIVNALMASAINLGEQTTVT from the coding sequence ATGGGCACACTAACGTCATTATTGAATATAGCTAGTGAGGCTTTACTGGCCGATCAGGCTGCCCTGAACGCAACCGCCAACAACGTTGCGAATCAACTCACTCCTGGCTACACACGGGAGGTCGTGAGCTTCCAGTCGGGGGATTCAGTCTCTCTTAGCGGGCAAGCCCAGAGCTCAGGAGTCACCGCTACCGTTTCGTCACAGAGGGATCGCGTTCTCGAACAGCGTGTACAGCAGCAAACACAGACTACCTCGCAGAGCGCAGCGCTTCAAACTGCTTTGCAGCAGGTTGAAAACATATTCGGATTGACCTCGGCTTCAACGGGGTCGGGGGCCGTAGCGTCGTCTCAACTTGGCACTGCGATCAACGGATTCTTTAGCTCTTTATCTTCCTTGGAAGCTAATCCGTCTGATACAGCAACACGACAGCAAGTACTAACTGCTGCTACCGCGTTAGCCGGCGCATTCAACAGCGCATCGAGTCAGCTTTCGCAGATCTCTACCAGTCTTAATCAGCAAGTCAGCGGTGACGTCAGCCAGATAAACTCACTCACCTCCTCGATAGCCTCTCTTAATTCCAAGATCGCCAGCACCAGCCCGAATGGAGATGCCGGCAGTCTCGAAGACCAGCGGCAAGAGGATATCGATCAACTGTCTCAGCTCGTTGGGTTGGACCAAATTTCAACTTCACAGAACGGCATTTCTCTGACAACCAGCGGCGGAGCAGTTTTGGTTAGCGGTGATCAGTCCTTTCAAGCGAGCACGACACAGGTAGCAGGCAACACAGACGTCCTGGCAGGGGACCCTCCTCAGGACGTGACTTCAAACCTCAGCGGCGGAGACCTGGGTGGAGCATTGCAAGCGAGGGATCAGTACTTGCCGACTTATTCCGCGGCGTTAGATAACTTAGCCTTTTCCCTTGGAACTGCAGTCAATCAGCAGAACAAGCTAGGAGTTGACAGTAGCGGGAACCCAGGACTGGCGATCTTCAGCCTGCCGGGCAGTGCGACTGGTTCTGCTGCAACGATCGCAGTTTCGGCAACCTCTCCTGGGGCCGTAGCGGCTGCCTCTGCTGGAGAGGGGTCTTCGGGCAACGGCAATGCTACTACTCTCGCCGATCTTTCCACGACCAATGTGGTCGGGAGCCAGACGGCCACAGGTTTCCTCGCTTCGTTCCTCGATCAGGTTGGCAGCGATGCTTCGAGCGTGACCACGGAGAATGCGACGCAGCAGGCTACGCTCACCCAGCTTACGTCGCAACGCAATTCGCTCTCGAGTGTATCGTCCGACGAAGAAGCATCGAATCTAACGCAATATCAGCGCTCCTATCAAGCGGCGTCTCAGGTGTTCTCGATCGTTAACGCCCTGATGGCGAGCGCAATCAATCTTGGTGAACAGACTACAGTGACCTAA
- the flgL gene encoding flagellar hook-associated protein FlgL yields MRVDPTYLSSLTGALNQSSSTINNLTSELSSGLSIQSLQDNPVAVAQSALLASQIEQADTFVQSATGVGSRLQVADSTLGDVVTQINQALSLAVQGNNGTQNTSNNASVAQALSGILTEVVSLANTSYQGQYLFSGSQGSVQPFTLNTAAVPPTATYAGDTNVQTVEVPGGQKLPINLPGSSVFGSGATGIVGALSQLIGDISSGASTASITTDTAALTTALGQLSDQRQTLDSSLSRLNSASTFAQTSESQLLVAQSTLVSANPEQVATQLSAAETQHQALLSVISNLGNQEDLFQRMR; encoded by the coding sequence TTGCGAGTAGATCCGACTTATCTCAGCAGCCTGACCGGGGCACTCAACCAGTCCAGTTCCACGATCAACAACCTGACCTCCGAGCTATCAAGCGGATTGAGTATCCAATCGCTTCAGGACAACCCGGTTGCTGTCGCGCAGAGCGCCCTCCTGGCCAGTCAGATCGAACAAGCGGACACGTTCGTTCAATCAGCTACCGGGGTGGGATCGAGGCTGCAGGTTGCCGACTCGACTTTGGGCGACGTGGTGACACAGATCAATCAGGCGCTCTCGCTCGCGGTGCAGGGCAACAACGGCACACAGAACACATCGAACAACGCCAGCGTCGCTCAAGCGCTCAGCGGGATTCTCACTGAAGTGGTCTCGCTGGCGAATACCAGTTATCAAGGGCAATATCTCTTCAGCGGTAGCCAGGGGTCGGTCCAGCCTTTTACGCTCAATACCGCCGCCGTTCCACCGACAGCTACCTACGCCGGCGACACCAATGTGCAAACCGTCGAGGTGCCAGGCGGACAAAAGCTTCCAATCAATCTGCCGGGCTCCTCTGTCTTCGGTTCGGGGGCCACCGGGATTGTTGGCGCACTGAGTCAGTTGATCGGCGATATCTCGAGTGGCGCCTCGACCGCTAGCATCACGACCGATACGGCCGCCCTCACCACAGCTCTTGGTCAGCTGTCTGATCAGCGGCAAACACTCGACAGCTCTTTGAGCCGACTCAACTCCGCCAGTACCTTTGCGCAGACCAGTGAAAGTCAGCTTCTTGTGGCGCAGAGCACTTTGGTTTCGGCGAATCCCGAGCAGGTGGCAACGCAGCTTTCGGCTGCCGAAACTCAACATCAGGCGCTGCTCAGCGTCATCAGTAACCTGGGAAACCAGGAGGACCTCTTTCAGCGTATGAGATAA
- a CDS encoding dienelactone hydrolase family protein, with protein sequence MSEWIKLKAKDGHELSAYVARPIGEAVGVLILVQEIFGVNAHIRSVADGYAKDGFLVVAPAIFDRFEPGVDLTYQPEDMKRAYNFYGMLKPEPTLMDVAAAYEWAKKAGKKIGVIGYCYGGLTSWLVATRGKDYGMQPSCCVGYYAGGVGSVAKEDPSCPVMLHFGANDSHIGKDQVDAVRSAHPEVKIFIYEGAGHAFNRDADPSSYHAASAKLARERSLEFLKTHLA encoded by the coding sequence ATGAGTGAGTGGATCAAGCTGAAGGCAAAAGACGGTCATGAGTTGAGTGCGTATGTTGCGCGGCCCATTGGAGAAGCGGTTGGGGTTCTGATTCTTGTGCAGGAGATCTTTGGCGTCAACGCCCACATTCGCAGCGTGGCCGATGGGTATGCCAAAGATGGGTTTCTGGTGGTTGCGCCTGCGATCTTTGACCGGTTCGAGCCTGGCGTAGATCTGACGTACCAGCCCGAGGATATGAAACGGGCCTATAACTTTTATGGCATGTTGAAGCCTGAGCCGACGCTGATGGACGTGGCTGCGGCGTATGAGTGGGCGAAGAAGGCCGGGAAGAAGATTGGTGTCATCGGCTATTGTTACGGCGGGCTGACCAGCTGGCTGGTGGCTACGCGCGGCAAAGACTACGGGATGCAGCCTTCCTGCTGCGTCGGCTACTATGCGGGCGGCGTTGGATCGGTGGCAAAAGAAGATCCGAGCTGTCCGGTGATGTTGCACTTTGGAGCGAATGATAGCCACATTGGGAAGGATCAGGTGGATGCGGTTCGTTCGGCTCATCCTGAGGTGAAGATCTTCATCTACGAAGGGGCGGGGCATGCCTTTAACCGTGACGCCGATCCGAGCAGTTACCACGCTGCCTCGGCTAAGCTGGCGCGGGAGCGTTCGCTCGAGTTTTTGAAGACGCATCTCGCTTAA
- the rpsO gene encoding 30S ribosomal protein S15 yields MLASAKKTDIIEKFRTHDSDTGSPEVQIAILSERIGELTEHFKAHKKDHGSRRGLLMLVSKRRRLLDYLKKCDADRYREVIGKLGIRK; encoded by the coding sequence GTGTTGGCATCCGCTAAAAAGACAGACATTATTGAGAAGTTCCGCACGCACGACTCAGATACCGGGAGTCCAGAGGTTCAGATCGCTATTTTGAGCGAGCGTATTGGCGAGTTGACGGAACACTTCAAGGCACACAAGAAGGACCACGGATCGCGTCGCGGGCTTCTGATGCTTGTGAGCAAGCGTCGCCGTTTGCTTGATTACCTGAAGAAATGTGACGCGGACCGTTATCGTGAGGTCATCGGCAAACTCGGAATCCGCAAGTAA